From the Euphorbia lathyris chromosome 6, ddEupLath1.1, whole genome shotgun sequence genome, one window contains:
- the LOC136232665 gene encoding tRNA wybutosine-synthesizing protein 2/3/4 isoform X2, translated as MEFHKRKAATLSSLSSSETDKSPKGTVDAPIIPLLDSINSHPSYFTTSSCSGRISILAQPKPAQITPTSSTKKKARGGSWLFVSHEPADPEIIISLLFPSDSPAQSSDLVFRFEPLIIAIECIDVEAAQILVSMAISSGFRESGITSANKKRVIVGIRCSIRMEVPLGGSDRVLVSPEYVRFLVDVANEKMEANGKRTQSFFGALIKNGFVGSPVLENGDRTFDLQDGDIDNLERIVEDAEIVFESLAGRASSGCSLSVVELVTLGEPSEKIFLWGHSTCVLNHRKNDILLFGGFGGMGRHSRRNDTLLIDPIKGTLRAIDAVNAPSPRIGHTASLVGDSVFVIGGRSDPLNILADVWTLNIASNEWKLSECTGSIFPPRHRHAAAVVGSNIYIYGGLNNDTIFSSLYVLNTENLQWKEVSVGGEQPCARHSHSMVAYSSKLFIFGGYNGVKALGGLYSFDVQTNVWKKEETSGGSPHPRFSHSMFVYKSFIGVIGGCPVRQHTRELALLDLRNWTWKHVTVDYIGKELLVRSTANVVGDDLVMVGGGAACYAFGTKFSKPLKVKLLQLISMEDNGRYSGVGEEKNVHNQGREDGNEETSTFTSGINCRYNGVRGEKNVHVQGQEDGNEETLTFTSGIISEVEQQQSVASHWVLQLQKKYAKLGKDILKKFGWLDLGRKVNSQKDGLHICFPITEKFRAIISELQNESGKVFEGQNNIAEEKVPLNELSCSTALNLLMNCGATLLEVDDIEVRRTAKSLFQIMKEAVASLIKRKGLSEELLDQLPTRWERLGDILVLPVTCFKDPSWDLVGEELWPTIARSLNASRLARNGRVAPTGTRDSTLEILVGDDGWVNHRENGILYSFDATKCMFSWGNLSEKLRMAHLNCEDEVIVDLFAGIGYFVLPFLVRARAELVYACEWNPHAVEALKRNLEANSVSDQCVVLEGDNRMTAPRGVADRVCLGLIPSSEGSWVTAVRALRSKGGMLHVHGNVKDSEEGSWTEHVSSSISEIAKSEGRLWEVSIEHVERVKWYAPHIRHFVADVRCRQVPR; from the exons ATGGAGTTCCACAAGAGAAAGGCGGCAACTCTATCGTCATTGAGTTCATCGGAGACTGACAAATCACCAAAAGGAACCGTCGATGCCCCAATTATCCCACTTCTCGATTCAATCAACTCCCATCCATCTTACTTCACTACCAGTTCTTGTTCCGGCCGTATCTCCATCCTTGCCCAACCTAAACCCGCCCAAATTACACCTACCTCCTCCACTAAGAAGAAAGCTCGCGGCGGTTCATGGCTGTTTGTCTCCCACGAACCAGCAGACCCTGAAATTATAATCTCCCTTCTCTTCCCCTCTGATTCACCAGCTCAGTCTTCCGACCTGGTTTTCAGATTCGAACCATTGATTATTGCAATTGAATGCATAGATGTTGAAGCTGCTCAGATTTTAGTTTCCATGGCAATTTCTTCCGGGTTTAGGGAATCTGGGATTACTAGTGCTAATAAGAAGAGAGTGATTGTAGGAATTCGATGTTCGATTAGAATGGAGGTGCCGCTGGGTGGAAGTGATAGGGTTTTGGTGTCGCCGGAGTATGTAAGGTTTCTTGTGGATGTGGCTAATGAGAAAATGGAGGCAAATGGGAAGAGAACACAGAGTTTTTTTGGGGCTTTGATTAAAAACGGTTTCGTAGGCTCTCCAGTTTTGGAGAATGGTGATCGGACTTTTGATTTACAAGATGGGGATATTGATAACTTGGAGAGAATTGTTGAAGATGCTGA AATCGTCTTTGAATCATTGGCAGGAAGGGCTAGTTCCGGCTGCAGTTTATCTGTTGTTGAATTGGTAACTCTTGGCGAACCTTCTGAGAAAATTTTCCTTTGGGGTCACTCAACATGTGTCTTGAATCATAGAAAAAACGATATTCTTTTGTTCGGTGGTTTTGGAGGAATGGGAAGACATTCCCGGAGAAATGATACTTTACTTATTGATCCGATAAAGGGCACATTACGGGCAATAGATGCTGTCAATGCTCCATCTCCACGAATAGGCCACACAGCTTCATTGGTTGGTGACTCTGTTTTTGTTATTGGAGGCAGATCTGATCCCTTGAACATTTTGGCTGATGTATGGACTCTCAATATTGCTAGTAATGAATGGAAGTTATCAGAATGTACTGGCAGTATATTCCCGCCTAG GCATCGACATGCTGCAGCTGTTGTAGGctcaaacatatatatatacggtGGACTTAACAATGATACTATATTTTCATCCTTGTATGTCCTGAACACTGAAAATCTGCAGTGGAAAGAGGTATCGGTCGGAGGGGAACAGCCGTGTGCCCGTCATTCACACTCAATGGTGGCTTATAGctctaaattatttatatttggaGGATACAATGGAGTGAAAGCTCTGGGAGGCTTATATAGTTTTGATGTCCAAACAAATGTTTGGAAGAAAGAAGAGACATCCGGAGGAAGTCCACATCCGAGATTCTCGCATTCTATGTTTGTCTACAAAAGTTTCATTGGAGTCATTGGGGGTTGTCCCGTGAGACAGCATACACGAGAGTTGGCATTACTTGATCTAAGGAACTGGACATGGAAGCATGTTACTGTGGATTATATTGGCAAGGAATTGCTTGTTCGTAGTACAGCCAATGTTGTCGGTGATGATCTTGTTATGGTTGGTGGTGGGGCTGCTTGCTATGCATTCGGAACAAAGTTCAGTAAGCCATTAAAAGTTAAGTTGCTTCAGTTGATATCCATGGAAGACAATGGTCGGTACAGTGGGGTAGGAGAAGAAAAGAATGTCCACAATCAAGGTCGGGAAGATGGAAATGAAGAAACTTCGACTTTTACTAGCGGAATTAATTGTCGGTACAATGGTGTAAGAGGAGAAAAGAATGTTCACGTTCAAGGTCAGGAAGACGGAAATGAAGAAACTTTGACTTTTACTAGCGGAATTATTTCTGAGGTTGAGCAACAGCAGTCAGTTGCTTCACATTGGGTGCTACAGCttcaaaagaaatatgcaaAATTGGGGAAGgacatattgaagaaatttggaTGGTTGGATCTTGGAAGAAAGGTTAATTCTCAGAAGGATGGATTGCATATTTGTTTCCCTATCACTGAAAAATTCCGTGCTATCATTTCAGAATTACAGAATGAGTCGGGGAAGGTGTTTGAAGGGCAGAATAATATTGCAGAAGAAAAGGTTCCATTAAATGAGCTCTCTTGCTCAACAGCATTGAATCTCCTAATGAATTGTGGTGCCACTTTGCTGGAAGTTGATGATATTGAAGTCAGAAGAACTGCCAAATCCCTGTTCCAGATAATGAAAGAGGCGGTAGCTTCTCTGATCAAACGTAAAGGCTTATCGGAAGAACTGTTAGATCAGCTACCCACTAG GTGGGAACGATTGGGGGATATTCTAGTGCTTCCAGTAACATGCTTCAAGGATCCATCATGGGACTTAGTTGGAGAGGAACTATGGCCTACCATAGCCAGATCGCTTAACGCTAGTCGTTTAGCACGCAAT GGACGAGTTGCACCAACAGGAACAAGAGACAGTACTTTGGAGATTCTGGTAGGAGATGACGGTTGGGTTAATCATCGAGAAAATGGAATTCTATATTCTTTTGATGCTACCAAGTGCATGTTTTCTTGGGGTAATCTTTCGGAAAAGCTTCGCATGGCTCATTTGAACTGTGAAGATGAAGTTATAGTGGATTTATTTGCTGGAATTGGATATTTTGTGCTGCCGTTCCTTGTTAG GGCCAGAGCAGAACTGGTTTATGCTTGTGAATGGAATCCTCATGCTGTCGAGGCACTTAAACGTAATCTTGAAGCAAATTCTGTCTCTGATCAGTGTGTAGTACTTGAAGGCGATAATCGGATGACAGCTCCTAGA GGAGTTGCAGATCGAGTTTGTCTTGGTCTTATTCCGTCGAGTGAAGGCAGTTGGGTAACTGCTGTTAGAGCATTAAG GAGTAAGGGCGGGATGCTGCATGTGCACGGAAACGTGAAGGACTCGGAAGAAGGATCATGGACGGAACATGTTTCCAGTTCAATAAGCGAAATTGCAAAATCAGAAG GTCGCTTGTGGGAGGTTTCTATTGAACACGTGGAGAGGGTAAAATGGTATGCTCCTCATATCCGCCACTTCGTTGCAGACGTGCGGTGCAGACAGGTTCCGAGATAA
- the LOC136232665 gene encoding tRNA wybutosine-synthesizing protein 2/3/4 isoform X1 codes for MEFHKRKAATLSSLSSSETDKSPKGTVDAPIIPLLDSINSHPSYFTTSSCSGRISILAQPKPAQITPTSSTKKKARGGSWLFVSHEPADPEIIISLLFPSDSPAQSSDLVFRFEPLIIAIECIDVEAAQILVSMAISSGFRESGITSANKKRVIVGIRCSIRMEVPLGGSDRVLVSPEYVRFLVDVANEKMEANGKRTQSFFGALIKNGFVGSPVLENGDRTFDLQDGDIDNLERIVEDADNLGKADGEVDSLERANGDVQNGRASSGCSLSVVELVTLGEPSEKIFLWGHSTCVLNHRKNDILLFGGFGGMGRHSRRNDTLLIDPIKGTLRAIDAVNAPSPRIGHTASLVGDSVFVIGGRSDPLNILADVWTLNIASNEWKLSECTGSIFPPRHRHAAAVVGSNIYIYGGLNNDTIFSSLYVLNTENLQWKEVSVGGEQPCARHSHSMVAYSSKLFIFGGYNGVKALGGLYSFDVQTNVWKKEETSGGSPHPRFSHSMFVYKSFIGVIGGCPVRQHTRELALLDLRNWTWKHVTVDYIGKELLVRSTANVVGDDLVMVGGGAACYAFGTKFSKPLKVKLLQLISMEDNGRYSGVGEEKNVHNQGREDGNEETSTFTSGINCRYNGVRGEKNVHVQGQEDGNEETLTFTSGIISEVEQQQSVASHWVLQLQKKYAKLGKDILKKFGWLDLGRKVNSQKDGLHICFPITEKFRAIISELQNESGKVFEGQNNIAEEKVPLNELSCSTALNLLMNCGATLLEVDDIEVRRTAKSLFQIMKEAVASLIKRKGLSEELLDQLPTRWERLGDILVLPVTCFKDPSWDLVGEELWPTIARSLNASRLARNGRVAPTGTRDSTLEILVGDDGWVNHRENGILYSFDATKCMFSWGNLSEKLRMAHLNCEDEVIVDLFAGIGYFVLPFLVRARAELVYACEWNPHAVEALKRNLEANSVSDQCVVLEGDNRMTAPRGVADRVCLGLIPSSEGSWVTAVRALRSKGGMLHVHGNVKDSEEGSWTEHVSSSISEIAKSEGRLWEVSIEHVERVKWYAPHIRHFVADVRCRQVPR; via the exons ATGGAGTTCCACAAGAGAAAGGCGGCAACTCTATCGTCATTGAGTTCATCGGAGACTGACAAATCACCAAAAGGAACCGTCGATGCCCCAATTATCCCACTTCTCGATTCAATCAACTCCCATCCATCTTACTTCACTACCAGTTCTTGTTCCGGCCGTATCTCCATCCTTGCCCAACCTAAACCCGCCCAAATTACACCTACCTCCTCCACTAAGAAGAAAGCTCGCGGCGGTTCATGGCTGTTTGTCTCCCACGAACCAGCAGACCCTGAAATTATAATCTCCCTTCTCTTCCCCTCTGATTCACCAGCTCAGTCTTCCGACCTGGTTTTCAGATTCGAACCATTGATTATTGCAATTGAATGCATAGATGTTGAAGCTGCTCAGATTTTAGTTTCCATGGCAATTTCTTCCGGGTTTAGGGAATCTGGGATTACTAGTGCTAATAAGAAGAGAGTGATTGTAGGAATTCGATGTTCGATTAGAATGGAGGTGCCGCTGGGTGGAAGTGATAGGGTTTTGGTGTCGCCGGAGTATGTAAGGTTTCTTGTGGATGTGGCTAATGAGAAAATGGAGGCAAATGGGAAGAGAACACAGAGTTTTTTTGGGGCTTTGATTAAAAACGGTTTCGTAGGCTCTCCAGTTTTGGAGAATGGTGATCGGACTTTTGATTTACAAGATGGGGATATTGATAACTTGGAGAGAATTGTTGAAGATGCTGATAATTTGGGGAAAGCAGATGGGGAGGTTGATAGTTTGGAGAGAGCTAATGGAGATGTCCAAAACG GAAGGGCTAGTTCCGGCTGCAGTTTATCTGTTGTTGAATTGGTAACTCTTGGCGAACCTTCTGAGAAAATTTTCCTTTGGGGTCACTCAACATGTGTCTTGAATCATAGAAAAAACGATATTCTTTTGTTCGGTGGTTTTGGAGGAATGGGAAGACATTCCCGGAGAAATGATACTTTACTTATTGATCCGATAAAGGGCACATTACGGGCAATAGATGCTGTCAATGCTCCATCTCCACGAATAGGCCACACAGCTTCATTGGTTGGTGACTCTGTTTTTGTTATTGGAGGCAGATCTGATCCCTTGAACATTTTGGCTGATGTATGGACTCTCAATATTGCTAGTAATGAATGGAAGTTATCAGAATGTACTGGCAGTATATTCCCGCCTAG GCATCGACATGCTGCAGCTGTTGTAGGctcaaacatatatatatacggtGGACTTAACAATGATACTATATTTTCATCCTTGTATGTCCTGAACACTGAAAATCTGCAGTGGAAAGAGGTATCGGTCGGAGGGGAACAGCCGTGTGCCCGTCATTCACACTCAATGGTGGCTTATAGctctaaattatttatatttggaGGATACAATGGAGTGAAAGCTCTGGGAGGCTTATATAGTTTTGATGTCCAAACAAATGTTTGGAAGAAAGAAGAGACATCCGGAGGAAGTCCACATCCGAGATTCTCGCATTCTATGTTTGTCTACAAAAGTTTCATTGGAGTCATTGGGGGTTGTCCCGTGAGACAGCATACACGAGAGTTGGCATTACTTGATCTAAGGAACTGGACATGGAAGCATGTTACTGTGGATTATATTGGCAAGGAATTGCTTGTTCGTAGTACAGCCAATGTTGTCGGTGATGATCTTGTTATGGTTGGTGGTGGGGCTGCTTGCTATGCATTCGGAACAAAGTTCAGTAAGCCATTAAAAGTTAAGTTGCTTCAGTTGATATCCATGGAAGACAATGGTCGGTACAGTGGGGTAGGAGAAGAAAAGAATGTCCACAATCAAGGTCGGGAAGATGGAAATGAAGAAACTTCGACTTTTACTAGCGGAATTAATTGTCGGTACAATGGTGTAAGAGGAGAAAAGAATGTTCACGTTCAAGGTCAGGAAGACGGAAATGAAGAAACTTTGACTTTTACTAGCGGAATTATTTCTGAGGTTGAGCAACAGCAGTCAGTTGCTTCACATTGGGTGCTACAGCttcaaaagaaatatgcaaAATTGGGGAAGgacatattgaagaaatttggaTGGTTGGATCTTGGAAGAAAGGTTAATTCTCAGAAGGATGGATTGCATATTTGTTTCCCTATCACTGAAAAATTCCGTGCTATCATTTCAGAATTACAGAATGAGTCGGGGAAGGTGTTTGAAGGGCAGAATAATATTGCAGAAGAAAAGGTTCCATTAAATGAGCTCTCTTGCTCAACAGCATTGAATCTCCTAATGAATTGTGGTGCCACTTTGCTGGAAGTTGATGATATTGAAGTCAGAAGAACTGCCAAATCCCTGTTCCAGATAATGAAAGAGGCGGTAGCTTCTCTGATCAAACGTAAAGGCTTATCGGAAGAACTGTTAGATCAGCTACCCACTAG GTGGGAACGATTGGGGGATATTCTAGTGCTTCCAGTAACATGCTTCAAGGATCCATCATGGGACTTAGTTGGAGAGGAACTATGGCCTACCATAGCCAGATCGCTTAACGCTAGTCGTTTAGCACGCAAT GGACGAGTTGCACCAACAGGAACAAGAGACAGTACTTTGGAGATTCTGGTAGGAGATGACGGTTGGGTTAATCATCGAGAAAATGGAATTCTATATTCTTTTGATGCTACCAAGTGCATGTTTTCTTGGGGTAATCTTTCGGAAAAGCTTCGCATGGCTCATTTGAACTGTGAAGATGAAGTTATAGTGGATTTATTTGCTGGAATTGGATATTTTGTGCTGCCGTTCCTTGTTAG GGCCAGAGCAGAACTGGTTTATGCTTGTGAATGGAATCCTCATGCTGTCGAGGCACTTAAACGTAATCTTGAAGCAAATTCTGTCTCTGATCAGTGTGTAGTACTTGAAGGCGATAATCGGATGACAGCTCCTAGA GGAGTTGCAGATCGAGTTTGTCTTGGTCTTATTCCGTCGAGTGAAGGCAGTTGGGTAACTGCTGTTAGAGCATTAAG GAGTAAGGGCGGGATGCTGCATGTGCACGGAAACGTGAAGGACTCGGAAGAAGGATCATGGACGGAACATGTTTCCAGTTCAATAAGCGAAATTGCAAAATCAGAAG GTCGCTTGTGGGAGGTTTCTATTGAACACGTGGAGAGGGTAAAATGGTATGCTCCTCATATCCGCCACTTCGTTGCAGACGTGCGGTGCAGACAGGTTCCGAGATAA